A genomic stretch from Halogranum gelatinilyticum includes:
- a CDS encoding DUF5806 family protein, with product MTDDPAATPDFDEEAAPDESTAATETTGASDEHANGTADAADDAESTPTGTADTADTADTADTAHTDSAPAEDADADTDEPTDDDVPDDVPEDVRKYERFKKMDGAQYDRVNSFLRERTYITAREWAIARLCADFRTETGVEMTKIGQNLPRLIPFMTDTYTPQAVNQARSSFEGKVKQSGATFLYGAMSGFFTAEELDEMMYEVTEIAKFLLEVEGVDLSVADELDAEERISSVMREVRQESAQLRGEEVECPECGHVHEP from the coding sequence ATGACCGACGACCCCGCGGCGACGCCCGACTTCGACGAGGAGGCCGCTCCGGACGAGTCGACGGCCGCCACCGAGACCACGGGTGCGTCCGACGAGCACGCGAACGGAACGGCCGACGCAGCCGACGACGCGGAGTCGACACCGACCGGGACTGCCGACACCGCCGACACCGCCGACACCGCTGATACTGCCCACACCGACTCGGCTCCCGCCGAGGACGCGGATGCCGACACGGACGAACCGACCGACGACGACGTTCCCGACGATGTGCCCGAGGACGTCCGCAAGTACGAGCGGTTCAAGAAGATGGACGGCGCGCAGTACGACCGCGTCAACTCCTTCCTCCGCGAGCGCACCTACATCACCGCCCGTGAGTGGGCTATCGCCCGCCTCTGTGCGGACTTCCGCACGGAGACCGGCGTCGAGATGACGAAAATTGGCCAAAACCTCCCGCGGCTCATCCCGTTCATGACCGACACCTACACCCCTCAGGCCGTCAACCAGGCGCGCTCGTCGTTCGAGGGGAAGGTCAAGCAGTCGGGCGCGACGTTCCTCTACGGCGCGATGTCGGGCTTCTTCACGGCCGAAGAACTCGACGAGATGATGTACGAGGTGACGGAGATCGCGAAGTTCCTCCTCGAAGTCGAGGGCGTCGACCTCTCGGTCGCCGACGAACTGGACGCCGAGGAGCGGATTTCGAGCGTCATGCGCGAGGTGCGCCAGGAGAGTGCCCAACTGCGCGGCGAAGAGGTCGAATGTCCCGAGTGCGGCCACGTCCACGAACCCTGA
- a CDS encoding DUF5807 family protein, with translation MSKLDEFLAGERLDDVALFLTHEYLDAEGKIANYGEAVDNGVVLVVDGDDGRGMFASGTGMDAMDFAQGAMGNRGEIDADLGGGDCPDADADENHNVKFIFAFAEEQNEEVGGLYEEGDVIHAYAQCECGTAYSERWVVGEK, from the coding sequence ATGAGCAAACTCGACGAGTTCCTGGCGGGCGAGCGACTCGACGACGTCGCACTGTTCTTGACCCACGAGTATCTCGACGCGGAGGGCAAGATCGCCAACTACGGCGAGGCGGTCGACAACGGCGTCGTCCTCGTCGTCGACGGCGACGACGGCCGCGGGATGTTCGCCTCGGGCACCGGCATGGACGCGATGGACTTCGCCCAGGGCGCGATGGGCAACCGCGGCGAGATTGACGCCGACCTCGGCGGCGGCGACTGCCCCGACGCGGACGCCGACGAGAACCACAACGTGAAGTTCATCTTCGCCTTCGCGGAGGAACAGAACGAGGAGGTCGGCGGCCTCTACGAGGAGGGCGACGTCATCCACGCCTACGCGCAGTGTGAGTGCGGGACCGCCTACTCCGAGCGGTGGGTCGTCGGCGAGAAGTAA
- a CDS encoding GNAT family N-acetyltransferase, protein MTDRIYPETAAGPFDEPPLSFEDREGRTIEVRPYDADSDADETEALVEMYLDFDPADRAQGIPPGRENRVRSWLDNILGGDCLNVIAWDGDQVAGHATLVPADEGTYELAIFVLQAYQKAGIGTHLIEGLLGYGQTEGVEKVWLTVERWNRPAVGLYKKIGFETSDAESFELEMTLRL, encoded by the coding sequence ATGACCGACCGAATCTACCCCGAGACGGCCGCGGGTCCGTTCGACGAGCCGCCGCTGTCGTTCGAGGACCGCGAGGGCCGGACCATCGAGGTCCGCCCCTACGACGCCGACAGCGACGCCGACGAGACCGAGGCACTCGTCGAGATGTATCTGGACTTCGACCCGGCCGACCGCGCCCAGGGCATCCCGCCGGGCCGGGAGAACCGCGTCCGCAGCTGGCTGGACAACATCCTCGGCGGCGACTGTCTCAACGTCATCGCGTGGGACGGCGACCAGGTCGCGGGCCACGCGACGCTCGTCCCCGCCGACGAGGGCACGTACGAACTCGCCATCTTCGTCCTCCAGGCGTACCAGAAGGCCGGTATCGGCACGCATCTCATCGAGGGGCTGCTCGGCTACGGCCAGACCGAAGGGGTCGAGAAGGTGTGGCTCACCGTCGAACGCTGGAACCGCCCGGCAGTCGGTCTCTACAAGAAGATCGGCTTCGAGACGAGCGACGCCGAGAGCTTCGAGCTGGAGATGACGCTGCGGCTGTAG
- a CDS encoding dihydroorotase, whose protein sequence is MLIENATLADGRVRDVRVDGDRIADIATDLSPSANEAVVDATDKLLLPGAIDAHVHFRQPGYGHKETWETGSKSAAAGGVTTVVDQPNTSPPTVSGDAFDEKADFAQQSIIDWGINGGVTAEWDPDSLFAKPLFALGEVFLADSTGNMGIEADLFADAVARAAEEDVVVTVHAEDATLFDESAKETDDYDAWSAYRAAEAEAAAVERALEVGGDSAAQIHIAHTSTPEGADLAHDAGASCEVTPHHLFLSREDYDDLGTKGRMNPPLRSEERRAGMFERLVDGTIDIVATDHAPHTAEEKDASIWDAPSGVPGVETMLPLLLEAAREDRLSYERVRDVTAANVAEVFDLPQKGHVKAGYDADLTLVDPEASREIRGDELHSNCGWTPFEGRRGVFPELTMVRGDVVYERDADGTDSFGDADGQNVRG, encoded by the coding sequence ATGCTCATCGAGAACGCGACGCTCGCCGACGGCCGGGTCCGGGACGTCCGGGTCGACGGGGACCGCATCGCCGACATCGCCACCGACCTCTCACCCAGTGCCAACGAAGCAGTCGTCGACGCGACGGACAAACTGCTCCTCCCCGGAGCCATCGACGCCCACGTCCACTTCCGTCAGCCGGGCTACGGCCACAAGGAAACGTGGGAGACGGGGTCGAAGAGTGCCGCCGCGGGCGGCGTGACGACCGTCGTCGACCAGCCGAACACGTCGCCGCCGACGGTCTCCGGTGACGCCTTCGACGAGAAGGCCGACTTTGCGCAACAGTCCATCATCGACTGGGGCATCAACGGCGGCGTCACCGCCGAGTGGGACCCCGACTCGCTGTTCGCCAAACCGCTGTTCGCACTCGGCGAGGTCTTCCTCGCCGACTCGACCGGCAACATGGGTATCGAGGCCGATCTCTTCGCGGACGCCGTCGCCCGCGCCGCCGAGGAGGACGTCGTGGTCACCGTCCACGCCGAGGACGCGACGCTGTTCGACGAGAGTGCCAAGGAGACAGACGACTACGACGCCTGGAGTGCCTACCGCGCCGCCGAAGCCGAGGCCGCGGCAGTCGAGCGCGCACTGGAGGTCGGCGGCGACTCCGCCGCCCAGATTCACATCGCCCACACCTCGACGCCCGAGGGCGCAGACCTCGCACACGACGCGGGGGCCTCCTGCGAAGTGACGCCGCACCACCTCTTTCTCTCGCGTGAGGACTACGACGACCTCGGCACGAAGGGCCGGATGAACCCGCCCCTCCGGAGCGAGGAACGCCGCGCCGGGATGTTCGAACGGCTCGTCGACGGCACAATCGACATCGTCGCGACCGACCACGCACCGCACACCGCAGAAGAGAAAGACGCGAGCATCTGGGACGCCCCGAGTGGCGTGCCCGGCGTCGAGACGATGCTGCCGCTCCTGCTGGAAGCGGCTCGCGAGGACCGACTCTCCTACGAGCGCGTCCGGGACGTCACCGCCGCCAACGTTGCCGAGGTCTTCGACCTCCCGCAGAAGGGCCACGTGAAGGCGGGCTACGACGCCGACCTCACCCTCGTCGACCCCGAGGCGAGTCGCGAAATCCGCGGCGACGAACTCCACTCGAACTGCGGCTGGACACCGTTTGAGGGGCGTCGCGGCGTGTTCCCCGAGCTGACGATGGTGCGTGGCGATGTCGTCTACGAGCGCGACGCCGACGGGACGGATTCGTTCGGCGACGCCGACGGGCAGAACGTCCGCGGGTAG
- a CDS encoding DHH family phosphoesterase yields MEDELIDSKRLPLSRRSLLPGKGFFYPDSLDEDRDDERVKEAVDGAEVVVIADGDADGLGCVALLREVYDAALDVEPFEERLAERLAGEEKADEEEEEEEKPTSPVALVRASPHSLEDEMARVAEFADDGVDVFVCDLCPDRYEYVEDELAELLDTAASVRWFDHHQWRPEVEESVRATGVDLVVGDSDEECTTDVALRSLDYDFDEKYEDLAAVTRDHDLWLREDPRSDDLADYAYWTHSEEYVTVVGAYGADLPEVVEEYIAERRIEKEQLIDLAVSRAEMKEVGPWTVGVTYGRCSQNEVAEALREQGSDAAVIVKPAGSASIRGTEEFEHCHEVAGQVNGGGHPKAAGCKPDIYDDMLDYANHWSTQGSAAKRVILAAFERVAEEVEAEEDEDEGDVVDDEGADDDEGVETER; encoded by the coding sequence ATGGAAGACGAGCTTATCGACAGCAAGCGACTCCCGCTTTCGCGGCGGTCGCTCCTGCCCGGCAAGGGCTTTTTCTACCCTGACTCGCTCGACGAGGACCGCGACGACGAACGCGTCAAGGAGGCCGTCGACGGCGCGGAGGTCGTCGTCATCGCCGACGGCGACGCCGACGGACTCGGCTGTGTCGCGCTCCTGCGAGAGGTCTACGACGCCGCCCTCGATGTCGAACCGTTCGAGGAGCGACTCGCCGAGCGGTTGGCGGGTGAAGAGAAGGCGGACGAAGAAGAGGAAGAGGAGGAGAAACCCACCTCGCCCGTCGCGCTCGTCCGTGCCTCGCCGCACAGCCTCGAAGACGAGATGGCGCGCGTCGCCGAGTTCGCCGACGACGGCGTCGACGTCTTCGTCTGTGACCTCTGTCCGGACCGCTACGAGTACGTCGAGGACGAGCTGGCCGAGCTGCTCGACACGGCAGCCTCCGTCCGCTGGTTCGACCACCACCAGTGGCGGCCGGAGGTCGAGGAGAGCGTCCGCGCGACCGGCGTCGACCTCGTCGTCGGCGACTCCGACGAGGAGTGTACGACGGACGTCGCGCTCCGCTCGTTGGACTACGACTTCGACGAGAAATACGAGGACCTCGCGGCCGTCACGCGGGACCACGACCTCTGGCTCCGCGAGGACCCCCGGAGCGACGATTTAGCCGATTACGCCTACTGGACGCACTCCGAGGAGTACGTCACCGTCGTCGGCGCGTACGGGGCGGATTTGCCCGAGGTCGTCGAGGAGTACATCGCCGAGCGTCGCATCGAGAAGGAACAGCTCATCGACCTCGCCGTGAGCCGCGCGGAGATGAAGGAGGTCGGCCCGTGGACCGTCGGCGTCACCTACGGCCGCTGTTCGCAGAACGAGGTCGCCGAGGCACTGCGCGAGCAGGGGAGCGACGCCGCGGTCATCGTCAAACCCGCCGGGAGCGCGTCCATCCGCGGGACCGAGGAGTTCGAACACTGTCACGAGGTCGCCGGACAGGTCAACGGCGGCGGCCACCCGAAGGCCGCGGGCTGTAAGCCCGACATCTACGACGATATGCTCGACTACGCCAACCACTGGTCGACGCAGGGGTCGGCCGCGAAACGCGTCATCCTCGCCGCGTTCGAGCGCGTCGCCGAGGAAGTCGAAGCCGAGGAAGACGAAGACGAAGGCGATGTCGTCGACGACGAGGGAGCCGACGACGACGAAGGCGTCGAGACCGAGCGGTAG
- a CDS encoding universal stress protein: MKVLLGIGGSEDSIYALEQTVDRALVAGDDLTVAVVENPKSDATPEEVEARVQAVLDEAGLDADIRHVKGDPGSRIVDIAEEEGFDQIALGGGETSPMGKINIGGIAEFVLLNSHVTVKLVR; this comes from the coding sequence ATGAAGGTACTCTTGGGCATCGGCGGCAGCGAGGACTCCATCTACGCCTTGGAGCAGACGGTCGACCGCGCGCTCGTCGCGGGCGACGACCTCACCGTCGCCGTCGTGGAGAACCCGAAGTCCGACGCGACGCCGGAGGAGGTAGAGGCGCGTGTTCAGGCCGTCCTCGACGAGGCCGGTCTCGACGCCGATATCCGACACGTCAAGGGCGACCCCGGCAGTCGCATCGTCGACATCGCCGAGGAGGAAGGCTTCGACCAGATCGCCCTCGGCGGTGGCGAGACCAGTCCGATGGGGAAGATCAACATCGGCGGCATCGCCGAGTTCGTCCTGCTGAACTCCCACGTGACGGTGAAACTGGTCCGATGA
- a CDS encoding methyltransferase domain-containing protein, which yields MPLQTRPVPATLDGTYAAVCARLPGNGLVAAECRSLTGGAPDTDGVALCRSPSRVSQAAYVRDGVRLLARGDTVADLVAAVGDLDVPADDFRIEFHAPADGRDLSRRDTTVALADALPYRPDLDDPTHRFLVVVRDTGLWFGEILATADRDYRRHDEKPRRTSASLSARLSRALVNLVASDPGVESVLDPCCGTGSVLLEARSLGLCAVGVDWNREMVEMARENAAHFGYDVTVERGDARDCRRRADAVVTDLPYGLTLDADETVVRGILDHAATLAPRGVYVAGADISARLAAAGYTDIETYPVAKRAGFARYVHVARSTRVE from the coding sequence ATGCCCCTCCAGACGCGGCCCGTTCCGGCGACGCTCGACGGCACGTACGCCGCCGTCTGTGCACGGCTCCCCGGAAACGGCCTAGTCGCGGCCGAGTGTCGGAGCCTCACCGGAGGCGCGCCGGACACGGACGGCGTCGCGCTCTGTCGCTCGCCGTCGCGCGTCTCGCAGGCCGCTTACGTCAGAGACGGCGTCCGCCTGCTCGCTCGCGGCGACACCGTCGCCGACCTCGTGGCCGCCGTCGGCGACCTCGACGTCCCCGCCGACGACTTCCGGATCGAGTTCCACGCGCCCGCCGACGGTCGCGACCTCTCGCGGCGGGACACGACCGTCGCACTCGCCGACGCCCTCCCCTACCGTCCCGACCTCGACGACCCGACCCACCGGTTTCTCGTCGTCGTCCGCGACACCGGTCTCTGGTTCGGCGAGATACTCGCGACGGCCGACCGCGACTACAGACGACACGACGAGAAACCGCGGCGGACCTCCGCGTCGCTCTCGGCGCGGCTGTCGCGCGCGCTCGTCAACCTCGTGGCGTCGGACCCCGGCGTCGAGTCGGTGCTCGACCCCTGCTGCGGGACCGGCTCGGTCCTCCTAGAAGCGCGGTCGCTCGGTCTCTGCGCGGTCGGAGTCGACTGGAACCGCGAGATGGTCGAGATGGCCCGCGAGAACGCCGCACACTTCGGCTACGATGTCACCGTTGAGCGGGGTGACGCCCGCGACTGTCGCCGTCGTGCGGACGCCGTCGTCACCGACCTCCCCTACGGGCTGACGCTGGACGCCGACGAGACGGTCGTCCGGGGGATTCTCGACCACGCGGCGACGCTCGCGCCGCGCGGCGTCTACGTCGCCGGTGCCGACATCAGCGCGCGGCTGGCCGCTGCTGGCTACACCGATATCGAGACGTATCCGGTCGCCAAGCGCGCCGGGTTCGCGCGGTACGTCCACGTCGCACGGAGCACGCGCGTCGAGTGA
- a CDS encoding DUF7529 family protein — translation MDDHPLTGSLDIWEGVVEDMEATAAEYREEGWETLELHPGDVTALPAVEERVDGRFGLDILVPGDEYEALTELVAEATFDEYDVFRAQENGVVFLVIATKSTATNQVVLLPAYYGIADADLMLKRARDAGEMQTHVRPLSGDDRVTLKQEEPETLFPQ, via the coding sequence ATGGACGACCATCCGCTCACGGGTTCGCTCGACATCTGGGAGGGTGTCGTCGAGGACATGGAGGCGACGGCGGCGGAGTACCGCGAGGAGGGCTGGGAGACGCTCGAACTGCATCCGGGCGACGTGACCGCGCTCCCCGCGGTCGAAGAGCGTGTCGACGGCCGCTTCGGACTCGACATACTCGTCCCCGGCGACGAGTACGAGGCACTCACGGAACTCGTCGCGGAGGCGACGTTCGACGAGTACGACGTCTTCCGCGCCCAGGAGAACGGGGTCGTCTTCCTCGTGATTGCGACGAAGTCGACGGCGACGAACCAGGTCGTCCTCCTGCCCGCGTACTACGGCATCGCCGACGCCGACCTGATGCTCAAGCGCGCCCGCGACGCCGGAGAGATGCAGACGCACGTCCGGCCGCTCTCGGGCGACGACCGCGTGACGCTGAAGCAAGAAGAGCCGGAGACGCTGTTTCCGCAGTAA
- a CDS encoding universal stress protein translates to MEPLDIDLVVVPVDGSEESTTAVEYAVAIAAEYDATVHTVYILGEDVVRAIETGVVDEAEVAAETTDFTDTAQEIAADHGVDLTTSTAYGFSTHIKTRHPGSVVLDTAEDLDADFVVVPREPVSGDPAEVLEKAAEYVLLYASQPVLSV, encoded by the coding sequence ATGGAACCACTCGACATCGACCTGGTGGTCGTCCCGGTCGACGGCAGCGAGGAGTCGACGACCGCCGTCGAGTACGCCGTCGCTATCGCCGCCGAGTACGACGCGACCGTCCACACCGTCTACATCCTCGGCGAGGACGTCGTCCGCGCAATCGAAACCGGCGTCGTCGACGAGGCGGAGGTCGCCGCCGAGACGACCGACTTCACCGACACGGCCCAGGAGATCGCCGCCGACCACGGCGTCGACCTCACGACGTCGACGGCCTACGGGTTCTCGACGCACATCAAGACCCGCCACCCCGGAAGCGTCGTCCTCGACACCGCCGAGGACCTCGACGCCGACTTCGTCGTCGTCCCCCGCGAACCGGTCTCCGGCGACCCCGCCGAAGTGCTGGAGAAAGCCGCCGAATACGTTCTGCTCTACGCCAGCCAGCCCGTCCTCTCGGTGTAA
- a CDS encoding lipoyl protein ligase domain-containing protein, protein MRVIRGREPTPEADRQATADMLAEAGETAVPAIRVWTPARQVAFGRRDGHAERYDEAKQAAEARGYRALERSVGGRAVAYTGQTTLAFATAIPVDDMRQGLDRRYDDAVETVVAALETVGVAAEPGEPPESFCPGDHSVQCDGKIAGIAQRVTKGAALVSGCVLVAERDELVDVLTPVYDALDVPFDPESVGTVADAGGPDDPEAVARAIEETFVAGREKTVEYLGED, encoded by the coding sequence ATGCGCGTCATCCGCGGCCGGGAGCCGACTCCGGAGGCCGACCGGCAGGCCACCGCCGATATGCTCGCCGAAGCGGGCGAGACGGCCGTCCCGGCGATTCGCGTCTGGACTCCCGCTCGGCAGGTCGCCTTCGGCCGCCGCGACGGCCACGCCGAGCGGTACGACGAAGCCAAGCAGGCAGCCGAAGCACGCGGCTACCGCGCGCTCGAACGGAGCGTCGGCGGCCGCGCCGTCGCCTACACCGGCCAGACGACACTCGCGTTCGCCACGGCCATCCCCGTCGACGATATGCGGCAGGGACTCGACAGACGCTACGACGACGCAGTCGAGACGGTCGTCGCTGCACTGGAAACGGTGGGCGTCGCCGCCGAACCCGGCGAGCCGCCTGAATCGTTCTGCCCCGGCGACCACTCGGTGCAGTGCGACGGGAAGATCGCCGGCATCGCCCAGCGCGTCACGAAGGGCGCGGCACTCGTCTCCGGCTGCGTGCTCGTCGCCGAGCGCGACGAACTGGTGGACGTGCTCACGCCGGTCTACGACGCGCTCGACGTCCCGTTCGACCCCGAATCGGTGGGGACTGTCGCCGACGCAGGCGGTCCCGACGACCCCGAGGCAGTCGCCCGCGCCATCGAGGAGACGTTCGTCGCGGGGCGGGAGAAAACTGTAGAATATCTCGGCGAAGACTGA
- a CDS encoding universal stress protein → MFDRIVIATDGSESVRRAVDVALDLADRFDAEVHLLSVVDAGEVESSPDRLRDEMREALHEQAEDALSTVRDGVDREVHTAVREGRPAPEITEYAREVDADMVATGTRGRHGENRFLIGSVAERVVRTCPVPVLTVRQLADGEE, encoded by the coding sequence ATGTTCGACCGCATCGTCATCGCCACCGACGGCTCCGAGAGCGTCCGCCGAGCCGTCGACGTCGCGCTCGACCTCGCCGACCGCTTCGACGCCGAGGTCCACCTCCTCTCGGTCGTCGACGCGGGCGAAGTCGAGTCCTCGCCCGACCGCCTCCGCGACGAGATGCGCGAGGCACTGCACGAACAGGCCGAAGACGCGCTGTCGACGGTTCGTGACGGGGTCGACCGCGAGGTCCACACCGCCGTCCGCGAGGGCCGACCGGCACCCGAGATCACCGAGTACGCCCGCGAGGTCGACGCCGACATGGTGGCGACGGGCACCCGCGGCCGCCACGGCGAGAACCGGTTTCTCATCGGCAGCGTCGCCGAGCGGGTCGTCCGGACCTGTCCCGTGCCCGTCCTGACGGTCCGGCAGTTGGCCGACGGCGAGGAATAG
- a CDS encoding DUF7112 family protein, whose amino-acid sequence MAERVPSDHPSVSTVRAKIARSGGTTRPCLRLPADLNLSGGDIVRLSLDGRAYHAPVVEDAEGFLVRGAYDNKRLARDPGDGENRLVEWAESSGRDPGSAVEVDEVEPGFFYGVRVPGKRTVYDVPQEPNDSLASIAEQLDDN is encoded by the coding sequence ATGGCTGAACGCGTCCCCAGTGACCACCCGTCGGTCTCGACAGTCCGCGCCAAGATCGCCCGCAGCGGCGGCACCACCCGGCCCTGTCTCCGCCTCCCGGCCGACCTCAACCTCTCGGGCGGCGACATCGTCCGGCTCTCGCTCGACGGGCGGGCCTACCACGCGCCAGTCGTCGAGGACGCCGAGGGCTTCCTCGTCCGCGGAGCCTACGACAACAAACGGCTCGCCCGCGACCCCGGTGACGGCGAGAACCGCCTCGTCGAGTGGGCCGAGTCGAGCGGCCGCGACCCCGGCTCCGCCGTCGAGGTCGACGAGGTCGAACCGGGCTTCTTCTACGGCGTCCGCGTCCCCGGCAAGCGGACGGTCTACGACGTGCCGCAGGAGCCGAACGACTCGCTCGCGTCGATTGCGGAGCAGCTGGACGACAACTGA
- a CDS encoding ABC transporter ATP-binding protein — translation MSSTEESTFDRYRVQVDRPLVRLFSTYGRSRRLWLSVGLVANLFAQAASLLPPVVLGVAIDALFSSNGTPYSLPLVPQTLIPAGTEAQFWLSVALIAGSFVATGVFTWIYGVSANQFAHEVMYAVRTDSFEKLLALDMAFFDDKQTGEVMAILNNDAGNLEAFLDNALMNSLRLVVMVGGIAFILFTLNAQLALVTLVAVPAIAGLTWWFMRAIAPRYRQRQSAVARFNTRVENGIDGVELTKTTNSEAYERDRVSDAAYDVFQSTMGVLKLSYLYRPGMELLAGLSFAATFLVGGYWLLVGPPLWFSGELTVGTFVTFVFMTQRFVAPLAEVSNIVDQIQSARASAERVFGLADIPAHVTERDDATDLGDPRGRVSYHGVSFAYRDRMQADGGGSEGERVVRNVSLAAESGDTVALVGATGAGKSTALKLLLRLYDVTDGEVRIDGHDIRDLTLASLRSNVGYVSQDTFLFDGSIADNIRYGRFDASDEAVREAARAAEADEFIERTADGYETRVGERGVRLSGGQRQRIALARVFLQDPPILVLDEATSAVDTETERAIQRSLDRLSEGRTTFVIAHRLSTVVDADAILVLDDGRVVERGSHDELLDAGGKYASLWAAQTAA, via the coding sequence ATGAGTTCCACGGAGGAGAGCACCTTCGACCGCTACCGCGTGCAGGTCGACCGGCCGCTCGTCCGCCTCTTTTCGACCTACGGCCGGTCACGTCGACTGTGGCTCTCGGTCGGTCTCGTCGCCAACCTCTTCGCACAGGCCGCCTCACTGCTCCCGCCGGTCGTCCTCGGCGTCGCTATCGACGCGCTGTTCTCGTCCAACGGGACGCCGTACAGCCTCCCGCTCGTTCCCCAGACACTGATTCCCGCGGGGACCGAAGCCCAGTTCTGGCTGTCGGTCGCGCTCATCGCGGGCTCGTTCGTCGCCACGGGCGTCTTCACCTGGATCTACGGCGTCTCCGCCAACCAGTTCGCCCACGAGGTGATGTACGCCGTCCGCACCGACAGCTTCGAGAAACTGCTCGCGCTCGACATGGCCTTCTTCGACGACAAACAGACTGGCGAGGTGATGGCCATCCTCAACAACGACGCCGGAAATCTGGAGGCGTTTCTCGACAACGCGCTCATGAACTCGCTGCGGCTCGTCGTCATGGTCGGCGGCATCGCCTTTATCCTCTTCACGCTCAACGCCCAGCTCGCGCTGGTGACGCTCGTCGCCGTCCCCGCCATCGCGGGGCTGACGTGGTGGTTCATGCGCGCCATCGCCCCGCGCTACCGCCAGCGGCAGTCGGCCGTCGCGCGGTTCAACACCCGCGTCGAGAACGGCATCGACGGCGTCGAGTTGACGAAGACCACCAACAGCGAAGCCTACGAACGCGACCGCGTCTCCGACGCCGCCTACGACGTCTTCCAGTCGACGATGGGCGTCCTGAAGCTCAGCTACCTCTACCGCCCCGGGATGGAACTGCTCGCCGGGCTCTCCTTCGCCGCGACGTTCCTCGTCGGCGGCTACTGGCTGCTCGTCGGCCCGCCGCTGTGGTTCTCGGGCGAGCTGACGGTCGGGACGTTCGTCACGTTCGTCTTCATGACCCAGCGGTTCGTCGCGCCGCTCGCCGAAGTCTCGAACATCGTCGACCAGATTCAGAGTGCCCGCGCCTCCGCCGAGCGCGTCTTCGGACTTGCGGACATCCCGGCGCACGTCACCGAACGCGACGACGCGACCGACCTTGGGGACCCGCGGGGTCGCGTCTCGTACCACGGCGTCTCCTTCGCCTACCGCGACCGGATGCAGGCGGACGGCGGGGGAAGTGAGGGAGAACGGGTCGTCCGCAACGTCTCTCTCGCGGCCGAATCGGGCGACACCGTCGCACTCGTCGGCGCGACGGGCGCGGGGAAGTCGACCGCGCTCAAACTGCTCCTCCGACTCTACGACGTCACCGACGGCGAGGTCCGCATCGACGGCCACGACATCCGAGACCTCACGCTCGCCAGTCTGCGGAGCAACGTCGGCTACGTCTCTCAGGACACATTCCTCTTCGACGGCTCCATCGCCGACAACATCAGGTATGGAAGATTCGACGCGTCGGACGAGGCGGTTCGGGAGGCCGCCCGCGCCGCCGAGGCCGACGAGTTCATCGAGCGCACGGCCGACGGCTACGAGACCCGCGTCGGCGAGCGCGGCGTCAGGCTCTCGGGCGGCCAGCGGCAGCGAATCGCCCTCGCCCGCGTCTTCCTGCAGGACCCACCGATTCTCGTCCTCGACGAGGCGACCTCCGCCGTCGACACCGAGACCGAACGCGCCATCCAACGCTCGCTGGACCGCCTGAGCGAGGGCCGGACGACGTTCGTCATCGCCCACCGGCTCTCGACCGTCGTCGACGCCGACGCGATTCTGGTGCTCGACGACGGCCGGGTGGTCGAACGGGGGAGCCACGACGAACTGCTCGATGCGGGTGGGAAGTACGCCTCGCTGTGGGCGGCACAGACGGCTGCGTAG
- a CDS encoding PaaI family thioesterase: MTDEASFPEDAAQIVQTYIENEHGYLSWLNTQVDAMERGRVVMAIPYDEKLTNTVTPPTMHGGIAATLIDTAGGIAQRTMLDDPLEGGVATVNLNVNYLQRASGDLQATAEVVRSGGSIGVSTVTVESTTPEGETDAVATGQAAYRLFR; the protein is encoded by the coding sequence ATGACCGACGAGGCCTCGTTTCCCGAAGACGCCGCCCAGATCGTCCAGACCTACATCGAGAACGAACACGGCTATCTCTCGTGGCTCAACACGCAGGTCGACGCGATGGAGCGCGGCCGGGTCGTCATGGCCATCCCGTACGACGAGAAGCTGACCAACACCGTCACGCCGCCGACGATGCACGGGGGCATCGCCGCGACGCTCATCGACACCGCGGGCGGCATCGCCCAGCGGACGATGCTGGACGATCCGCTGGAGGGCGGCGTGGCGACGGTCAACCTCAACGTCAACTATCTCCAGCGCGCCTCCGGCGACCTGCAGGCGACGGCGGAGGTGGTCCGCTCGGGCGGCTCCATCGGCGTCAGCACCGTCACCGTCGAGAGTACGACCCCGGAGGGCGAGACCGACGCCGTGGCGACGGGACAGGCCGCATACCGACTCTTTCGCTGA